A stretch of DNA from Candidatus Cloacimonadota bacterium:
CGCGGTTCTTATCCATTAACTTTTCTAAGTAATATAAAACAATTATCTAAATCTGGACATCCCAAAACAATACTTTTTCTAACTGCTGATGCAAATGGAGTTTTGCCCCCTGTTTCAAAATTAAATCCAGAACAGGCAATGCTCTGGTTCTTAATGGGATATACAAGTAAACTCGCTGGAACTGAAACAGGGATTGTAGAACCAGTGACAACCTTTTCCAGATTTTTTGGTGAACCATTTATGCCAAGAAATCCTGATGTGTATGCATCTATGTTAGGTGATAAAATGAAGAAATACAGAACACAGGTATATTTGGTAAATACAGGCTGGAGCGGTGGACCGTATGGAGAGGGTTCAAGGATGGATATTAATCTTACAAGAAGTTTGGTTAATGCAGCTTTAACAGGTTTATTGAAAAATGTTGAATATGGGGAAGATAAGGTATTCCACTTGCTCGTTCCTAAATCGTGTTCTGGAGTCCCCCCAGAAATATTAAATCCAAAAAGTACCTGGTCTGATAAAGATGCATATAATGAACGAGCAAAAAAATTAGCCGCTGAATTTTCTGCTCATTTTGATAAAGCATACGGAAATAAGAGTATAAATCAGAAAGTAATTAAACAATGTCCTGGAAAATAGAAAAAATTTAGTTTAGTGTAAAACCCCAGAATTTAAATTCTGGGGTTTTTTAGGATTTTATTTGAAAATGCTGCAGCTAATCATTTATTGATTCTTCTGTTTTCTCTATCTTTTTTGGCTCAATTGGATTTTCTGCCCTCAACCAAGTTTGAGTGCGTCCTATAAATGAAAATCCAATAAATCCACGGACAAGTAGTTTCTCACCATTTTCAATAACTCTGATTTTGCATTTATAGGTTTTTCCTTTTTTAGGATCAAGGATATGTCCACCAGTCCACCATTTCCCTTTGTCTTTTAAACCCCACATAATTCTTGCTCCAAGAATTGGCTTGCCTTCTAACTCGCCAGAACCTTTCGC
This window harbors:
- a CDS encoding DUF2147 domain-containing protein, whose translation is MSGIKSIIILTVILCFATVSLFAENLSPIGYWKTIDDETGEVKSIVKIWMENDKLYGKVVKLFRKPDEEQNPTCAKGSGELEGKPILGARIMWGLKDKGKWWTGGHILDPKKGKTYKCKIRVIENGEKLLVRGFIGFSFIGRTQTWLRAENPIEPKKIEKTEESIND